TTTTTGTTTCCcaagtttttttatatatatatataattgtcaCCTTTTGTAATAGTTTACTTCATTATGAAGCATATTGtcatatgattaattttttctttttttgacaaaaaaactCATCATGTTGTATAATTACCTTTTTAAATACAACAATGAATATTCTTTAGATTTATTATGGtcattaacttttaaattaaatttagtctCATCAATGATGAATTCTGACAGGTGGAATAATCATGTGACTTACTTACATATAATTACTAGTGTGTGAGGTATAATACTTCttgtatttaattaaatcaataaattttatttattatgtccTCCTAACAATCTTTTATCAAAAAAAGAAGAATTGAATGAACAatgtactaaaaaaaaatcatttaatagtTGATCCCATCATTTAGTAATTAAGAAGATCACTATGAACAAACAACATGTAttctacaaaatatattttttatatcggttaaaaatgactttttaattaattagtttaataattatataatactaGTACCAGATTTTGAGAAATTGTCTAAAAATTTAGTGGCTAAGGCTaccattttgttaaaaaaagtgTGTATGTATATATGGAAATTCTTACACTTTGGAATTTATAAATTCCAGCATTATAGATAAAAATGAAGTGTGAAATGATACATATGTAGCAAAAAGAGTAAATAGCAAAGAAAAACAGCctaacatatatttatatttatatatggaTATGAACAAAGATGGTTGGCTCAATTTCATCTAAAAAAACtaccttttaaaaatagaacttCCCTCTATTTTATATAACAAAACTTTCAACCACAATGAGACACTAGAGGAATAGaggaggaagaaaaaaaaaatcaagataaTTTTCTTCCTTTTGTTTTCTGTAAAtttcttcataatttttttttttaatatcttttcactttgttgaaaaaaaatcatGGTAACTTCTAAGGCCTTCCTCTCATTcctcttaattaatttattttcaaattttcatctttgttttAGCGACGGTTTGGATTCGCTATTATCTGGAATTGTTATGAAAGATGCACAATGCATGCAAAAATTGCTTCCTTGTCAACCATATTTGAAGAATCCAACCAACCCTTCTCCAGCATGTTGTTCACCTTTAAATGAGATAGCAATAAATTCATCTGATTGTCTTTGCAATCTCATGAATAATCCTAAGCTTTTTCTTTCCTTAGATGTTTCTAAGGATGAAattttgaagcttccaaatgcttGTGGTATTAATGTTGATACCTCTAAGTGCAATGCAGGTAATTAATTTCTTTGTgatttgcttataaaaaaaattctttgtgatttttattaattggtttaatttcttgagtttttattgtttttcatCTTGCAAAAATATGCTGCATATGTAatggtttgttttttttt
This region of Cicer arietinum cultivar CDC Frontier isolate Library 1 chromosome 8, Cicar.CDCFrontier_v2.0, whole genome shotgun sequence genomic DNA includes:
- the LOC101495737 gene encoding non-specific lipid transfer protein GPI-anchored 7 isoform X1 codes for the protein MVTSKAFLSFLLINLFSNFHLCFSDGLDSLLSGIVMKDAQCMQKLLPCQPYLKNPTNPSPACCSPLNEIAINSSDCLCNLMNNPKLFLSLDVSKDEILKLPNACGINVDTSKCNAEGTVPTPSEVDETLSEEESTEEFSSSSRKMVTPYGIISFVALLTALVFSAY
- the LOC101495737 gene encoding non-specific lipid transfer protein GPI-anchored 9 isoform X2, producing the protein MVTSKAFLSFLLINLFSNFHLCFSDGLDSLLSGIVMKDAQCMQKLLPCQPYLKNPTNPSPACCSPLNEIAINSSDCLCNLMNNPKLFLSLDVSKDEILKLPNACGINVDTSKCNAEGTVPTPSEANIVFITFS